A window from Photobacterium sp. DA100 encodes these proteins:
- a CDS encoding site-specific integrase, whose amino-acid sequence MYLFRAPNCTYYTRICLPKKLRDNGFPFDLKVSLLTKNRQLASERNLTVAARLKDLIAKAHAQSCVQAFKASSDAIINEVRCGFECNQHHAEVSAVPTRKVELSEPNPVASRKTPIVQLKAALDAFVESKKLQNVRPLTVHQLESRIKYCIESLPVGSICDVTPAYAFKYRDQLLREGRSYKTNKEYLAAASQFFKYAKTMGYIALNPFDGIKVDNKPLKPTSEERERWSLKDLKLFFNSAKFAKQDIEFQWVSWILLYTGMRPSEVCQLRVNDIKEADGSYYFAVNVDDEGKYVKNSNSIRKVPLHGQLIKLGLLDYLATRKSSGANNLFSYEPKNIFGDWSKAYLNKMTKYQNSIGMKAGSRPTSYSFRHTFIDELKQKGVSEMITAEIVGHKQQGITYDRYGKQLNLKELAKALNKVTFKL is encoded by the coding sequence ATGTACCTTTTTCGCGCCCCAAATTGCACCTACTACACTCGCATTTGTTTGCCCAAAAAACTCCGTGATAACGGCTTCCCGTTCGATCTAAAAGTATCCCTACTAACTAAGAACCGTCAGCTTGCTTCTGAGCGCAATCTTACAGTCGCAGCTCGCTTAAAAGACCTGATAGCGAAGGCTCATGCTCAAAGCTGCGTACAAGCCTTTAAGGCTAGTTCTGATGCGATAATTAACGAGGTTCGATGTGGATTTGAGTGCAATCAACATCATGCAGAGGTCTCTGCCGTTCCAACTCGTAAAGTAGAGCTTAGTGAACCAAACCCAGTTGCAAGTCGAAAAACTCCCATCGTTCAATTAAAAGCGGCGCTAGACGCTTTCGTCGAGAGCAAAAAGCTGCAAAACGTAAGGCCACTGACAGTTCACCAGTTAGAGTCTAGAATTAAGTATTGCATCGAATCTTTACCTGTCGGTTCAATTTGCGATGTCACCCCTGCTTATGCCTTCAAGTACCGCGATCAACTTCTTCGCGAAGGTCGTAGTTATAAAACTAATAAAGAGTATCTTGCCGCTGCATCTCAATTTTTCAAATACGCCAAGACGATGGGTTATATCGCACTGAACCCCTTTGATGGCATTAAGGTTGATAACAAGCCACTCAAGCCTACAAGTGAAGAGCGTGAACGCTGGTCACTTAAGGATCTTAAGCTATTTTTTAATTCTGCCAAATTTGCTAAACAAGATATTGAATTTCAGTGGGTTTCTTGGATCTTACTTTACACAGGAATGCGACCCTCAGAGGTGTGTCAACTAAGAGTTAATGACATAAAAGAGGCTGATGGGAGCTATTATTTCGCAGTCAATGTTGATGACGAAGGTAAGTACGTCAAAAATAGCAACAGCATCCGTAAAGTCCCTTTACATGGTCAACTGATTAAGCTTGGATTGTTGGATTACCTTGCAACTAGGAAGTCCAGTGGTGCCAATAATCTATTCAGCTATGAGCCAAAAAACATCTTTGGCGATTGGTCTAAGGCCTACCTTAATAAAATGACTAAATATCAGAATTCCATCGGCATGAAGGCTGGCAGTCGCCCTACGAGCTACAGTTTTAGGCATACATTTATTGATGAACTCAAGCAAAAAGGCGTTTCTGAGATGATTACAGCTGAGATCGTGGGGCACAAACAGCAAGGGATAACGTATGATCGCTACGGCAAACAGTTGAATTTGAAGGAGCTTGCGAAAGCATTAAACAAAGTTACTTTTAAGCTGTAG